A single Planctomycetota bacterium DNA region contains:
- a CDS encoding redox-sensing transcriptional repressor Rex, with protein MSTLHAIPRPVIERMVLYLRQCQRLEREGIDTVSSTELGEAIGASSAQVRKDLSFFGQFGQRGLGYPVQNLERALRPLLALDREWKVALVGAGNIGRALCTYRTFRERGFQIVALFDSDPRKEGCTWARLKVLPMSSLRRTVAELGIELGIIAVPVEAAQNVADQLVAAGVKGVLNFAPTHVTVPSGVAVRSVDLAVELEQLAFLVTRSSAP; from the coding sequence ATGTCCACACTCCACGCCATCCCGCGACCCGTCATCGAACGCATGGTGCTCTACCTGCGGCAGTGCCAGCGCCTCGAGCGCGAGGGGATTGACACGGTGTCGTCCACCGAGCTGGGCGAGGCCATCGGCGCCAGCTCGGCCCAGGTGCGCAAGGACCTCTCGTTCTTCGGCCAGTTCGGCCAGCGCGGCCTGGGTTACCCCGTGCAGAACCTCGAGCGCGCGCTGCGGCCGCTGCTCGCGCTCGACCGCGAGTGGAAGGTGGCCCTCGTGGGCGCCGGCAACATCGGACGGGCCCTGTGCACCTACCGCACCTTCCGCGAGCGCGGCTTCCAGATCGTCGCGCTCTTCGACAGCGACCCGCGCAAGGAGGGCTGCACCTGGGCGCGCCTCAAGGTGCTGCCCATGAGCTCCCTGCGCCGCACCGTGGCCGAGCTGGGCATCGAGCTGGGGATCATCGCCGTTCCGGTCGAGGCCGCGCAGAACGTGGCCGACCAGCTCGTCGCCGCCGGCGTCAAAGGAGTCCTCAACTTCGCCCCCACGCACGTCACGGTGCCCAGCGGCGTCGCCGTCCGCTCGGTAGACCTCGCCGTCGAGCTCGAGCAGCTCGCCTTCCTCGTCACGCGAAGCTCCGCCCCATGA
- a CDS encoding 4Fe-4S binding protein, with protein MELPFGWESNRLVIRKVIERALLPLGNTALDLTPFLMMAGLSVVGALLMRWKFPHRQWARRLVQTLSAIALILGVHPCACMTRDIVLGANVLGRDDLGAFKYLVVFATVAAFTMLFGRIFCGWLCPLGFAQELLAKATSWLRRYADRAAFIYIKYAMGVAFLGVLFYSSYRTKPATFSFIEHAMVFYTIGLSLIALTVLTDRSKDWFFKERVRYAILVSIFAVFIYGVYANGPFCVFFTAYVEWASLISCFGVLLLSMVLMNAWCRYMCPEGAMLGLLAKNAAWQINRDDDLCQRDGCCEPVCPVDCIVMGIRDRKTCLYCMKCVDACPYGALQIVNELAPGKRQVTPFEPRPTEYF; from the coding sequence ATGGAACTGCCCTTCGGCTGGGAAAGCAATCGGCTGGTCATCCGCAAGGTCATCGAGAGGGCCTTGCTGCCGTTGGGGAACACGGCCCTGGACCTCACGCCGTTCCTGATGATGGCCGGGTTGTCCGTCGTCGGTGCGCTGCTGATGCGCTGGAAGTTCCCTCACCGCCAGTGGGCGCGGCGCCTCGTCCAGACGCTCTCCGCCATCGCCCTGATCCTGGGCGTCCACCCCTGCGCCTGCATGACCCGCGACATCGTCCTGGGCGCCAACGTGTTGGGCCGCGACGACCTTGGAGCGTTCAAGTACCTGGTCGTCTTCGCCACGGTGGCCGCCTTCACCATGCTCTTCGGGCGCATCTTCTGCGGCTGGCTGTGCCCGCTCGGCTTTGCGCAGGAGCTGCTGGCCAAGGCCACATCGTGGCTGAGGCGCTACGCCGACCGCGCCGCCTTCATCTACATCAAGTATGCCATGGGCGTGGCCTTCCTGGGCGTGCTCTTCTACAGCTCGTACCGCACGAAGCCGGCCACGTTCTCGTTCATCGAGCACGCCATGGTCTTCTACACCATCGGCCTCTCGCTCATCGCGCTCACGGTGCTCACTGATCGGTCGAAGGACTGGTTTTTCAAGGAGCGGGTGCGCTACGCAATCCTCGTCTCGATCTTCGCCGTGTTCATCTACGGCGTGTACGCCAACGGGCCCTTCTGCGTGTTCTTCACGGCCTACGTCGAATGGGCCTCGCTCATCTCGTGCTTCGGCGTGCTGCTGCTCTCGATGGTGCTGATGAACGCCTGGTGCCGCTACATGTGCCCCGAGGGCGCCATGCTGGGCCTCCTGGCCAAGAATGCGGCCTGGCAGATCAACCGCGACGACGACCTCTGCCAACGCGACGGCTGCTGCGAACCCGTGTGCCCCGTGGACTGCATCGTGATGGGCATCCGGGATCGGAAGACGTGCCTCTATTGCATGAAGTGCGTGGATGCCTGCCCCTATGGAGCGCTCCAGATCGTCAACGAGCTGGCGCCGGGCAAGAGGCAGGTCACCCCCTTCGAGCCCCGGCCAACGGAGTACTTCTGA
- a CDS encoding PQQ-binding-like beta-propeller repeat protein — translation MKPAIPLLALCASAAVAAEVVDWPMYGFGPQRQSLSPTRFASATLEHVWSTAEPRTLYAYVEGIPYWSSPCLATVEGQPRVFIGCYDNTVYAFDGHTGKQDWAFITGSAVSAAPVYAIVGGRPMLFVASSDRSIFALDPRPGLPSDASRKLWQFETFAWRGTVNPARMADPLLAEVDGRPVLFCGVWNNNRSAVENVQRGEVIALEPATGTPLWRREIGTGAVNAPCLGTVRGEPALFVPYEPGSVFALSARTGKDLWPKPYASGDEIHSGVSVATVNGRQLLFLGGRTAWAYCVDAETGQQVWASPINTWVDSTPAFAVIDGRPTVFVGSYTYFLFALDAATGTELWRYRTRNIVQGSPALATMGDELVVCVNSLDDHVYVVTAREGRFLFRYDLGRFPWSHYRKGKTIWGSCVVGTLAGRPMLIAPSYSGVVHGFAVGTRDDNAGPPADTFWDALGEAYTVPVVLVVAAVLAVTLARLARIRRPH, via the coding sequence ATGAAGCCTGCGATTCCGCTCCTCGCCCTCTGCGCATCGGCAGCCGTCGCCGCCGAGGTGGTGGACTGGCCGATGTACGGCTTCGGCCCGCAGCGTCAGAGCCTCAGCCCCACCCGCTTCGCCTCGGCCACGCTCGAGCACGTCTGGAGCACGGCCGAGCCGCGCACGCTCTACGCCTACGTCGAGGGCATCCCCTACTGGTCGAGCCCGTGCCTCGCCACCGTGGAGGGCCAGCCGCGCGTCTTCATCGGCTGCTACGACAACACGGTCTACGCCTTCGACGGCCACACGGGGAAGCAGGACTGGGCCTTCATCACCGGCTCGGCGGTGAGCGCGGCCCCCGTCTATGCCATCGTCGGCGGGCGGCCGATGCTCTTCGTGGCGTCCAGCGACCGCTCGATCTTCGCCCTCGACCCCCGCCCCGGCCTCCCGAGCGACGCCAGCCGCAAGCTCTGGCAGTTCGAGACCTTCGCCTGGCGCGGCACCGTGAACCCCGCGCGCATGGCCGACCCTCTGCTCGCCGAGGTGGATGGCAGGCCCGTGCTCTTCTGCGGCGTGTGGAACAACAACCGCAGCGCCGTCGAGAACGTCCAGCGCGGCGAGGTGATCGCCCTCGAGCCGGCCACGGGCACCCCCCTGTGGCGTCGCGAGATCGGCACGGGGGCCGTCAATGCCCCGTGCCTGGGCACTGTGCGGGGCGAGCCGGCCCTTTTCGTGCCGTACGAGCCGGGCAGCGTCTTCGCCCTCTCGGCCCGCACGGGGAAGGACCTGTGGCCCAAGCCCTACGCCAGCGGCGATGAGATCCACAGCGGCGTCTCGGTGGCCACGGTGAACGGCCGCCAGCTCCTCTTCCTCGGTGGCCGCACGGCCTGGGCCTATTGTGTGGACGCCGAGACCGGCCAGCAGGTGTGGGCCAGCCCCATCAACACGTGGGTGGACAGCACGCCCGCCTTCGCGGTGATAGACGGGCGGCCGACGGTGTTCGTGGGCAGCTACACCTACTTCCTCTTCGCCCTCGACGCCGCCACCGGCACGGAGCTCTGGCGTTATCGCACCCGCAACATCGTGCAGGGCTCGCCCGCCCTCGCTACGATGGGCGACGAACTCGTCGTGTGCGTGAACTCACTCGACGACCACGTCTACGTCGTCACGGCGCGCGAGGGCCGCTTCCTCTTCCGCTACGATCTGGGCCGCTTCCCCTGGAGCCACTATCGCAAGGGCAAGACGATCTGGGGCTCGTGCGTCGTGGGCACCCTGGCCGGCAGGCCCATGCTCATCGCCCCGTCGTACAGCGGAGTCGTCCACGGCTTCGCCGTGGGCACCCGCGACGACAACGCCGGCCCCCCGGCCGACACGTTCTGGGACGCGCTGGGCGAGGCATACACCGTCCCCGTCGTGCTCGTCGTAGCCGCCGTGCTCGCCGTCACGCTGGCGCGGCTGGCCAGGATACGGCGTCCGCACTGA
- a CDS encoding ABC transporter ATP-binding protein, whose amino-acid sequence MVRVVGLTKRLGAFQLQGISFELATGDYGVLLGPTGCGKTVLLETIVGINRPEAGEVWLDGQNVTLLPPERRGIGFVYQRSMLFPHLSVRANIAYGLRYHGVERSERAKRVERVADLLAISALLDRDTAALSGGEMQKVAVARALAIEPRVLLLDEPLAALDPLAKEALRAEIAALHHQLGTTILHVTHDQEEARILGHTLGILRSGRLLQFGPKDDVFERPNSPFVARFVGTENVFEGTAVREGSGVRIALACGSLLARGAVAGRVGLCVRPERVLIGPANAPAALQNRLEGTVAEISDRGPVVRYEVATRGNRFVVLQTKRDYAASGLSIGQAVALGFEPEAVHVFPWRDEER is encoded by the coding sequence GTGGTTCGAGTCGTCGGACTGACTAAGCGTTTGGGCGCCTTCCAGTTGCAGGGGATCAGCTTCGAGCTGGCCACCGGCGACTACGGTGTTCTGCTTGGCCCCACCGGTTGCGGCAAGACGGTGCTGCTGGAGACCATCGTGGGCATCAACCGCCCCGAGGCTGGCGAGGTGTGGCTCGACGGGCAGAACGTGACACTCCTGCCGCCCGAGCGGAGGGGCATCGGCTTCGTCTACCAGCGCTCAATGCTCTTTCCGCATCTCTCGGTGCGGGCGAACATCGCCTATGGGTTGCGCTACCACGGCGTCGAGCGCTCCGAGCGGGCGAAGCGGGTCGAGCGCGTGGCCGACCTGTTGGCGATCTCAGCACTGCTGGACCGGGACACTGCCGCACTCTCGGGCGGGGAGATGCAGAAGGTGGCGGTCGCCCGGGCGCTGGCCATCGAGCCACGCGTGCTGCTGCTCGACGAGCCGCTCGCTGCCCTGGACCCCCTGGCTAAGGAGGCCCTTCGCGCCGAGATCGCCGCGCTCCATCACCAGCTCGGCACCACGATCCTGCACGTGACCCACGATCAGGAGGAGGCCCGCATCCTCGGCCACACTCTGGGCATCCTGCGCAGCGGCCGCCTGCTTCAATTCGGCCCGAAGGACGACGTTTTCGAGCGCCCCAACAGCCCCTTTGTTGCGCGCTTCGTGGGCACCGAGAATGTCTTCGAAGGCACGGCGGTCCGCGAGGGCAGCGGCGTCCGCATCGCGCTCGCCTGCGGCTCTTTGCTGGCGCGCGGTGCGGTGGCCGGCCGCGTGGGCCTCTGCGTGCGGCCCGAACGGGTGCTGATCGGCCCGGCCAATGCGCCGGCGGCCCTGCAAAACCGGCTGGAAGGCACGGTGGCGGAGATCTCAGACCGTGGCCCGGTCGTCCGCTATGAGGTCGCCACGCGCGGTAACCGCTTCGTAGTGCTCCAGACCAAGCGCGATTATGCGGCGTCTGGACTCAGCATCGGCCAGGCGGTGGCCTTGGGCTTCGAACCCGAGGCTGTCCACGTCTTCCCCTGGCGCGACGAGGAAAGATGA
- a CDS encoding ABC transporter permease, whose protein sequence is MITSSLFHMPKAFGFMVVLLVAYLVFPFFAEATLVLLTIFYLVILAELRLAKETHSYLVVACFALGFMLVLAVLFPLVNLGVSRSPQDLRTALLGSDAAAAETRRAMWTSVQTATITTLVVLALGVPLAYFLVRSDFPGRRVLDALVDLPIILPPPVAGIALIALLGPRQPLGDWLRSNFGIVLANDWKGIVAAQTFVSSPFLIRSAMAAFQGVDLRLEHVSRTLGARPMATFFRVTLPLAARGIFMGCILTWGRAIGEFASVSVVAEHPETMPVRIYKQFIEAGERGQHASLAILMIVLCVTVFAGLHLLASRTLWRNIRTIWGHGCGSSRRTD, encoded by the coding sequence ATGATCACAAGCAGCCTGTTCCACATGCCCAAGGCATTCGGCTTCATGGTCGTGCTGCTCGTGGCCTACCTGGTGTTCCCGTTCTTCGCCGAGGCGACCCTGGTGTTGCTCACGATCTTCTATCTCGTTATCCTGGCGGAACTTAGACTGGCAAAGGAGACACACAGCTATCTCGTGGTGGCGTGCTTCGCCCTGGGCTTCATGCTTGTGCTTGCGGTGCTGTTTCCCCTCGTGAATCTGGGCGTGAGCCGCTCGCCACAGGACCTTCGCACTGCGCTCCTCGGCTCCGACGCTGCTGCGGCCGAGACCCGCCGGGCGATGTGGACGAGTGTGCAAACAGCCACCATCACGACACTTGTGGTGCTGGCGCTGGGCGTGCCGCTCGCCTACTTCCTGGTGCGGAGCGACTTCCCAGGCCGCCGGGTGCTCGACGCGCTGGTGGACCTGCCGATCATTCTCCCGCCCCCCGTAGCGGGCATCGCCCTCATCGCATTGCTGGGGCCACGTCAGCCGCTGGGCGACTGGCTTCGTTCGAACTTCGGCATCGTGCTAGCCAACGATTGGAAGGGCATCGTCGCCGCCCAGACCTTCGTGAGCAGCCCCTTCCTCATTCGCTCCGCGATGGCGGCGTTCCAGGGGGTTGATCTGAGGCTAGAGCACGTTTCACGCACCCTTGGGGCCCGCCCGATGGCAACCTTCTTCCGCGTGACGCTGCCGCTGGCCGCGCGCGGCATCTTCATGGGCTGCATCCTCACCTGGGGGCGGGCCATTGGCGAGTTCGCCTCGGTGAGCGTGGTGGCCGAGCACCCCGAGACGATGCCCGTGCGCATCTACAAGCAGTTCATCGAGGCCGGCGAGAGGGGCCAGCACGCTTCGCTCGCCATCCTCATGATTGTCCTGTGCGTCACTGTGTTCGCGGGCCTGCACCTTCTGGCCTCGCGCACCCTGTGGCGGAACATCCGCACCATCTGGGGCCACGGTTGTGGTTCGAGTCGTCGGACTGACTAA
- a CDS encoding serine/threonine-protein kinase, which translates to MIGTTLGRFRIEAQISSGGMGTIYRGTDVETGQVVALKVLQPSLAADRSFLQRFRREVHVLSGIQHPNVVRIYDVGADDGVQYYAMEHLEKSLAEVLREGPVPIERAVRIASQVARGLMAVHDAGVRHRDVKPSNILFDAEGNAKIADFGIAKISDATRMTQTGVIVGTPSYMAPEQVDSQALDPRADIYSLGVVLYEMLVGRPPFDGRTTLEILRKHRYTLPESPKSFRPQVPSALAHLVLSMLAKSPKQRPDSMALVADALDHIERNLERRGMPRDEASPELSSSEQTERYERIAACVIRWAKAAAAVVALAALAYGGYRVISHLTRGPADYLRDAEAAEARDAADALRRYEALVGRYPDAPEAGTARERIRALQEEERRRPGGSAPGLFGASGHTLAIRAQIAAIHCSRAEKAVAAGDIEHARQIYRMVRQVFADTPWGLRADHRLYLLDAMDPGGAKRRPEDAREEPEKENAPAPPSHEPPAPEPPR; encoded by the coding sequence ATGATCGGCACCACGCTCGGCAGGTTCCGCATCGAGGCCCAGATCAGCTCCGGCGGCATGGGCACCATCTACCGCGGCACCGACGTCGAAACCGGCCAGGTGGTCGCACTCAAGGTTCTCCAGCCGTCTCTTGCGGCCGACCGCTCATTCCTCCAGCGCTTCCGCCGCGAAGTCCATGTTCTCAGCGGGATTCAACACCCCAACGTCGTCCGCATCTACGACGTAGGGGCGGACGACGGGGTGCAGTACTATGCGATGGAGCACCTCGAGAAGTCGCTCGCAGAGGTTCTGCGCGAGGGCCCCGTGCCCATCGAGCGCGCCGTGCGCATCGCCAGCCAGGTGGCGCGCGGCCTGATGGCCGTGCACGATGCCGGAGTCCGCCACCGCGATGTGAAGCCCAGCAACATCCTCTTCGACGCCGAAGGCAACGCCAAGATCGCCGACTTCGGCATCGCGAAGATCAGCGACGCCACCCGCATGACCCAGACCGGCGTGATCGTGGGCACCCCGTCGTACATGGCTCCCGAGCAGGTGGACAGCCAGGCGCTGGACCCGCGGGCCGACATCTACTCGCTGGGCGTCGTGCTCTACGAGATGCTCGTCGGCCGCCCCCCCTTCGACGGCCGCACCACCCTCGAGATCCTGCGCAAGCACCGCTACACGCTCCCCGAGTCTCCCAAGAGCTTCCGGCCGCAGGTGCCCAGCGCCCTGGCCCACCTGGTCCTGAGCATGCTGGCCAAGTCGCCTAAGCAGCGGCCCGACTCCATGGCCCTGGTGGCCGACGCCCTCGATCATATCGAGCGGAACCTGGAGCGGCGCGGAATGCCGCGCGACGAGGCGAGCCCCGAGCTCTCGTCGTCCGAGCAAACGGAGCGCTACGAGCGCATCGCCGCCTGCGTCATCCGCTGGGCCAAGGCCGCGGCCGCGGTGGTCGCCCTGGCGGCGCTTGCCTACGGCGGCTACCGCGTGATCTCGCATCTCACACGCGGACCGGCCGACTACCTGCGCGACGCCGAGGCGGCGGAGGCCCGCGATGCGGCCGACGCCCTCCGCCGCTACGAGGCCCTGGTCGGCCGCTACCCCGACGCGCCCGAGGCGGGCACGGCCCGCGAACGCATCCGCGCCCTTCAGGAGGAAGAACGCCGGCGGCCGGGCGGCAGCGCGCCCGGCCTCTTCGGGGCCTCGGGGCACACGCTCGCCATTCGCGCGCAGATTGCGGCCATCCATTGCAGCCGCGCCGAGAAGGCCGTCGCCGCCGGCGACATCGAGCACGCCCGACAGATCTACCGCATGGTGCGCCAGGTATTCGCCGACACCCCCTGGGGCCTGCGGGCCGACCACCGCCTCTACCTGCTCGATGCCATGGACCCAGGCGGCGCCAAGCGGCGGCCCGAGGACGCGCGCGAGGAGCCCGAAAAGGAGAACGCGCCGGCACCGCCGTCCCACGAGCCCCCGGCTCCCGAACCGCCCCGTTGA
- the priA gene encoding primosomal protein N': MSPPAFAQVALNLPVGDAFDYAVPPELRSRLRPGLRVRVPFRNRHLVGYCVRLLDAPSIEAARVKPIVDLVDAEPLVDAAMLELTRWVADYYGCAWGEALEAALPGGVRRQTTSRTIQIVEPALEGAALRAAIAGLPPRLRKRAALLDTLASCPNEELTPSQLAELAGCSLSVVHAARKAGQIRYRSKTVTEHPVDDVLPEAPKEIELTDEQQHALALIGERRRAGFGVVLLHGVTGSGKTEVYLRAIADALAEGKRALVLVPEISLTPQTIRRFKARFPRIAVLHSHLTPGQRTEQWRAIQRGEAQVVIGPRAAVFAPVQDLGIVVVDEEHENTYKQEEPAPRYHARDVAIVRAQRAGALVVLGSATPSLESFHNARRGKYAYVVLAHRVLGLRMPPVEVVDMTEELQEAKRWCFLSRRLEALTRQTLESGAQVMLFLNRRGFSTLVFCPRCQHALRCPQCQVPMVYHRRRGIALCHYCGEHQPPAGICPACKVGQMRHFGVGTERVEDEIARKFPNYPLARMDTDTTRGRATHQRLLDRFRSGEARILIGTQMIAKGLDFPQVTLVGVISADTALYLPDFRAAERTFQLVEQVAGRAGRGLLGGRVVVQTTNPHHLSIVCAARHDYRLFAETELDLRRELGYPPFGHLLRVVVAGPSRDAAAGRCRELAERLHALPEAAAAFEVLGPVECPLASLQGKSRWQLLVKAPERRGVRLATRALRPHAGVAGKLQVTLDVDPVSML; this comes from the coding sequence ATGAGCCCTCCCGCCTTCGCACAAGTGGCGCTGAACCTCCCGGTCGGCGACGCGTTCGACTACGCCGTGCCGCCCGAGCTGCGCAGCCGCCTGCGGCCCGGCCTGCGCGTCCGCGTGCCCTTCCGCAACCGACACCTCGTCGGCTACTGCGTGCGGCTGCTCGACGCGCCCAGCATCGAGGCGGCGCGGGTGAAGCCGATCGTGGATCTCGTGGACGCCGAGCCGCTGGTAGATGCGGCAATGCTGGAGCTGACCCGCTGGGTGGCCGACTACTACGGCTGCGCCTGGGGCGAGGCGCTGGAGGCGGCGCTGCCCGGCGGCGTGCGCCGCCAGACCACCTCGCGCACGATCCAGATCGTCGAGCCGGCCCTCGAGGGGGCCGCGCTGCGCGCCGCCATCGCTGGGCTGCCGCCGCGGCTACGCAAGCGGGCCGCGCTGCTCGACACCCTGGCCTCCTGCCCCAACGAGGAACTCACCCCCAGCCAGCTTGCCGAGCTGGCCGGCTGCTCGCTCAGCGTCGTCCACGCCGCCCGCAAGGCGGGCCAGATCCGCTACCGCTCGAAGACGGTCACCGAGCATCCCGTGGACGACGTGCTGCCCGAGGCGCCCAAGGAGATCGAGCTCACCGACGAGCAGCAGCACGCCCTCGCCCTCATCGGCGAGCGCCGGCGCGCCGGCTTCGGCGTGGTGCTCCTCCACGGCGTCACCGGCAGCGGCAAGACCGAGGTCTACCTGCGCGCCATCGCCGACGCGCTGGCCGAGGGCAAGCGGGCGCTCGTCCTCGTGCCCGAAATCTCGCTCACGCCGCAGACCATCCGCCGCTTCAAGGCGCGGTTCCCGCGCATCGCCGTGCTCCACAGCCACCTCACGCCCGGCCAGCGCACCGAGCAGTGGCGGGCCATCCAGCGCGGCGAGGCCCAGGTGGTCATCGGCCCACGCGCCGCCGTCTTCGCCCCCGTGCAGGACCTCGGCATCGTGGTGGTGGACGAGGAGCACGAGAACACCTACAAGCAGGAGGAGCCCGCGCCGCGCTACCACGCGCGCGACGTGGCCATCGTGCGCGCGCAGCGGGCCGGCGCGCTCGTGGTGCTCGGCTCGGCCACCCCCTCGCTCGAGAGCTTCCACAACGCGCGGCGCGGCAAGTACGCCTACGTGGTCCTCGCCCACCGCGTGCTCGGCCTGCGCATGCCCCCCGTGGAAGTGGTGGACATGACCGAGGAACTCCAGGAGGCGAAACGCTGGTGCTTCCTCTCGCGCCGCCTGGAGGCCCTGACGCGCCAGACGCTCGAGAGCGGCGCCCAGGTGATGCTGTTCCTCAACCGGCGCGGCTTCTCCACCCTGGTCTTCTGCCCGCGCTGCCAGCACGCGCTCCGCTGCCCCCAGTGCCAGGTGCCCATGGTCTACCATCGCCGGCGCGGCATCGCCCTGTGCCACTACTGCGGCGAGCACCAGCCGCCTGCCGGCATCTGCCCCGCCTGCAAGGTGGGCCAGATGCGCCACTTCGGCGTGGGCACCGAGCGGGTGGAGGACGAGATCGCGCGCAAGTTCCCCAACTACCCGCTCGCGCGAATGGACACCGATACGACGCGCGGCCGGGCCACGCACCAGCGCCTCCTCGACCGCTTCCGCTCGGGCGAGGCCCGCATCCTCATCGGCACGCAGATGATCGCGAAGGGACTGGACTTCCCGCAGGTGACGCTCGTGGGGGTGATCTCGGCCGACACGGCGCTGTACCTGCCTGACTTCCGGGCGGCCGAGCGCACGTTTCAGCTCGTCGAGCAGGTGGCGGGCCGCGCGGGCCGCGGCCTGCTCGGCGGCCGCGTGGTCGTCCAGACCACCAACCCCCATCACCTGAGCATCGTGTGCGCCGCGCGCCACGACTACAGGCTCTTCGCCGAGACGGAGCTGGACCTCCGCCGCGAACTCGGCTATCCGCCCTTCGGCCATCTGCTGCGAGTGGTCGTGGCCGGCCCCAGCCGCGACGCGGCTGCCGGCCGCTGCCGCGAGTTGGCCGAGCGCCTGCACGCGCTGCCCGAGGCGGCGGCAGCGTTCGAGGTGCTCGGCCCCGTCGAGTGCCCCCTGGCCAGCCTCCAGGGCAAGAGCCGCTGGCAGCTTCTCGTCAAGGCGCCCGAGCGGCGCGGCGTACGACTCGCCACGCGCGCCCTGCGCCCGCATGCTGGCGTCGCCGGCAAGCTCCAGGTGACCCTGGATGTGGACCCCGTCTCGATGCTGTGA